One Elaeis guineensis isolate ETL-2024a chromosome 10, EG11, whole genome shotgun sequence genomic window carries:
- the LOC105052803 gene encoding protein IRX15-LIKE codes for MKGISSAKLIVLQPSKQVGGGGGSGGGSKSTPISTLLGSHPCFWLIAFASFFTFASYLAFLITTATWDPGLPSSATQSDRASSSFRYNHRLPDPVFESLVNYAAASNSNSKMGDTDLRTIAAVLHRRAPCNFLVFGLGHETPLWRALNHGGRTVFLDENEYHIAHLEGRLPGLEAYDVAYTTKVQEMPDLLATARRGRRGDCRPVQNLLFSDCRLALNDLPNALYDVPWDVILVDGPRGYAPTAPGRMSAIFTAAVMARSAGPGPTDVLVHDYEREVERVCSEEFLCKENLVANTGQLAHFLIPGGDVARRDDFCTNRTAIAEVAH; via the coding sequence ATGAAAGGAATCAGCAGCGCCAAGCTCATCGTCCTGCAACCCTCCAAGCaggtcggagggggaggaggaagcGGCGGCGGATCCAAATCGACCCCAATCTCGACTCTTCTTGGTTCCCATCCCTGCTTCTGGCTCATTGCCTTCGCCTCTTTCTTCACCTTCGCCTCCTACCTCGCCTTCCTCATCACCACAGCCACCTGGGACCCCGGCCTCCCCTCCTCCGCCACCCAATCCGACCgtgcctcctcctccttccgcTACAACCACCGTCTTCCCGACCCCGTCTTCGAGTCCCTCGTCAACTACGCCGCTGCCTCCAACTCCAACAGCAAGATGGGCGACACCGACCTCCGCACCATCGCCGCCGTGCTCCACCGGCGCGCCCCCTGCAACTTCCTCGTCTTCGGCCTCGGCCACGAGACGCCTCTCTGGCGCGCCCTCAACCACGGCGGCCGCACCGTCTTCCTCGACGAGAACGAGTACCACATCGCCCACCTCGAGGGCCGCCTCCCGGGCCTCGAGGCCTACGACGTTGCCTACACCACCAAGGTGCAGGAGATGCCCGATCTCTTAGCCACCGCCCGCCGCGGCCGCCGGGGGGACTGCCGGCCCGTCCAGAACCTCCTCTTCTCCGACTGCCGCCTCGCCCTCAACGACCTCCCCAACGCCCTCTACGACGTTCCCTGGGACGTCATCCTCGTCGACGGGCCCCGCGGGTACGCCCCCACCGCCCCAGGCCGAATGTCCGCCATCTTCACGGCGGCGGTCATGGCCCGCTCCGCCGGCCCGGGGCCCACCGACGTGCTGGTCCACGACTACGAGCGCGAGGTGGAGCGGGTTTGCAGCGAGGAGTTCCTCTGCAAAGAGAACCTCGTCGCCAACACCGGCCAGCTCGCCCACTTCCTTATTCCCGGCGGCGACGTCGCCCGACGCGATGACTTCTGCACCAACCGCACCGCCATCGCCGAGGTCGCCCACTAA